The window TTGAATAAAAATCTAGTTACTCATTAAAAAAACGGCACGGCGCCGTTTTTTTTTTTTTTTTTTGATTGGTTAATTGCTTATCTTGTAATATAAGTAATTACATTAATCGGTTGTATCATTCAACAACGTAAGCTTCATTTACATCTGCTGGTAATTCATTACGTTCTGGTAAACGTGCTAATTTTGCAACTTTTTTTTCTTTATCGATTAATTCAATAAAATCAGCTGGTTTGTTTAAAGTATTTTTAATTAAAGGTATTTCTAATGATTTAGCCTTAAGAGCAATTGTACTACCTACTTCAACTAGTGCTGAAGGGATGTTAACCTTTTTATTGTTAACCAAAACGTGTGAGTGATTTACTAATTGACGTGCAGCACGACGTGTTGGAGCAAATCCAGCACGATAAACTAATGAATCTAAACGTGATTCAAGAACTTGTAATAAATTTAAAGTAAGTACGCCTGGACGGCCTAGTGCAACTCTATATAAACGTCTAAATTGACGATCATTCAATCCATATAAAAACATTAACTTTTGTTTTTCAACTAATTGTTGGCCATAATTTGATAATTTAACTTTTTTATTACCGTGTTGTCCTGGACCGTATGTTCTTTTTTTACCAGAATTAAATTCTTTATTATTTTCTAATAAAGAAAATCCTAAACGGCGTGATTTTTTATAAATACTACCTGTATAACGACTCATGATTATATTCTCCTCAAATTTATTTTAAGCATATAATCACAAAAATTTAGATTCTATAATTTTTTATTTAATTTTGATAGTTTCAGAGAAGTCAGCAACTTTCTTACTAATAAACATATTTTTTTAATATGAATTAAATAGGCAAATGATATATCTAATAAGCTGATTAATATGCTATTAACTATTATAATATATTTTGTGATTTAAAAAATACAAAATTATTTGATTATAATTTAATATACACCATCTATAAAGGAATTTGTTAATGTCTTTAATTTATCTTCTAATAGGTTTTATTTTATTATTTTTACTTATTTACTCTACTTTTGCATTATTGGACATTTGAACACTTAGAAAATATAACACATTCCGTCAAAATTTTTTTAATTTTGATCAATTAGTCAATACAAAATTTAATGATATTTATACTCATACAGATAATATCTATGCACGTACAAGTAAACAAAAAATAACAATTATTAATAAATACCTAATTGCAATTAATAATGAATTAGATTTTCATAAAAAAAGTCTAATTAAATTACAAGATTATCTTGAAAATCATAAATTATTCTCTTATTTATCACTTATTAAGTTTATTAAAGCAAATGAAATTAAAATTAAAAATAATGTAGATGAATTTGTAGATTTAATTCAATCTTTTTGAAATGATTTTATTATTATTGATCAACAAGAAAGAAAAATTGAAGATACCCATAAGAAATTAGATTTAATGTATAAAGATCTTATAAGTAAATATAGTATTCCAAATTTAAATTATCAAAAAGCAATTAATTGAACTACTGATTCATTTAATAATTTAATTGAAACTAAAATTAGTATGAATTATTCAAAGTATAATTATTTTTTAGTTCAATTAATTCATCGTATTAAAAATAAAGTTCATTTATTAAAAAATATCATTGTAGTTTTAAATTCAATCAAAATTATTGAAGAAGCTAATAAAAATAGCTTACAAAAAGTGCAAGAAATCACCTTTTTGACTGATGACAAAATTAAAGAATTAAGACAATTTAACCATGATTTTAATGATTTTATTAATAACCAATTAGCTGATTTTATTTATAATTCAAAATTTGTTAATTTAAATAACCTTTATTTAAATAGTTATTATCAACAAGCCTTAAATTGACTTAATATTAGTTCGCAAAACAATATTGGTGGGGCTGTTTTTGATAAATATAAAAAACGTTTTTATGATGATTTTAGCTTCATTAATAGCACTATTATTAAAGTAAATAATATTTTAGAAAAAATAAAGAGCACTTCAAAAAACTATCAATTAAACCAATTAAACCAATTAATTTTAGACTTAGATCAAGCTAATCAAAAAATTATTAATTCTAAAATTGATAAAAATGATATCAAACAAAATATTGATTTCATTATTTCAACACAATTATTCTATGATAATTTAAAAAATTTATTGTTTTATTTAAATGATTTAAATGTTAAGTTAGCAAATTGGAATCACCACTGAAATACACTAGTTAAAAAAACTATCACTATTTATAATAAAAAAATCGAACTTGAATCTTATATTAAAAACAAAGATATATTTTTTAATTTATCTAATGAAATTTTTTTAGATGATTTCGAATATATTGAAAATATATTTCAAAAAATAAATGCTTCAAATAGTTTTGATCCCCAAATTTTAACCAATCATGAGTTAATTATTCACCAATTAAATTTAATTAATGAACGTTTTGATTATCTTATTGAATATATTAACCAAACCCAATTATGGATGCCAAAAATCTATGATTTGCTTTATAATAAAATAAATTATTATGGTATCAACTATGAATGAATAAAAAAAGAATTTCAAAATTTAAATTGAAACAATGTGCCTCAAGCATCTAAATTATTAAATGAATTTATTGATAATATTATTATTGCTGATCACGCTTTAAAACGTTTAAAATTTAATTAATAACAAAAAATACTAGCTTTAAGCTAGTATTTTTAATTTTATTTAAATGGTGGTTTCGGACAGAATCGAACTGTCGACACACGGATCTTCAGTCCGTTGCTCTACCGACTGAGCTACGAAACCATGGCGGTCCTGACGGGAGTCAAACCCGCGATCTCCTCTGTGACAGAGAGGCATGTTAATCACTACACCACAGAACCATTGGTTGCGGGAGAGGGATTTGAACCCCCGACCTCCAGATTATGAGCCTGACGAGCTACCAAGCTGCTCTATCCCGCGATAATAACTTTATAATGTTGTGTGTAAACATTGATAAAGTATTTTATATTTATATAATGGCGGAGAAAGAGGGATTCGAACCCCCGCGCGACTTGCATCGCCTCTCAGTTTTCAAGACTGATCCCTTCAGCCGGACTTGGGTATTTCTCCACAGTATATACTAAACTACAACCTTTTTATTATAACATAGTTTAGTACATTAATTTTATATATTTTATTGGTGCTTCTAACAGGACTTGAACCTGTAACCAACCGATTATGAGTCGGGGGCTCTAACCAAATTGAGCTATAGAAGCAATGGTGGCTGGACAGAGATTTGAACTCTGAACCTCCCGGGTATGAACCGAGCGCTCTAACCAGTTGAGCTATCCAGCCAAAATGGTCGGGAAGACAGGATTCGAACCTGCGACCCCTTGGTCCCAAACCAAGTGCACTACCAAGCTGTGCTACTTCCCGAACGATTAAGATAATATTTCATAATACTATCTTTTTAAAAAATTTAATGGCGCACCCTAAAGGAGTCGAACCCTTAACCTTCTGGTCCGTAGCCAGACGCTCTGTCCAATTGAGCTAAGGATGCATATGGAGGTGCCAGTCAGATTCGAACTGACGAATAAGGAGGTTGCAGCTCCTGACCTTACCACTTGGCTATGGCACCAAGAATAAAATTAATTCTTTGGAACTAAACCTAATAAATTTTAAATTAATTTTGTGTTTTGAAATATTTAAAAACACATATAAGATAATAACAAAATTAAACTTAAAAGTCAATCTTTTTTTATTTTTCATAAATTACAATAGGTGTAATATTAGTTGGAAAATTTGTTTCATCATCAATTTCAACTAAACTAGCACAAAAAACATATTTTTCATCACTTGGTTCTAATATAAAACGTTTATTTGGATCACGAAATCGTTGAATAATACTACTTGGATTTGCCCCAATCACGCTATTAGCAGCACCACACATTCCTAAATCAGTTTGAAAAGCCGTATGATCGACAATTCTAGCATCATTTGTTGGAATATGTGTATGAGTACCATAAACTAAAGACAATTTACTTTTAAAATCTAAAAAAAGTGCATTTTTTTCACTTGTTGTTTCAGCATGAAAATCAACAATATGAATCGGTGCTTCATTAAAAGCAATAATTTTATCTAAAGATTCAAAAGGATTTGTTTGTAAACCTTTCATATCAATAGAATTACCTAATAAATTAGTTACACGAATCATTTTTTTATTACAATAAAAAACTCGTGAACCAGAACCTACTAAGTGATACTGATGCGTATTAATAATATTATATGGACGAATAATATTTGTTTTGGTTGTTAGGATTTCAAAAATATCAGGATGATCTCAAGTATGATTGCCCATAGTAATACAATCAATTCCATAACCTAATAATTCTTCATAATGTTTTCAACACAAACCGCGACCATGTGTTGTATTCTCAGCATTAGCAATTACAAAATCAATTTGATACTCTTGTTTTAGCTTGGGCAATTCATTGGCCACTGCTTTTCTTCCTTGTTTTGAAAAAATATCTCCAATAGCTAAAATTTTCATTTTTTAACCTATTCTTCTTACGATTGTTTTATGATTAAAATTAATTTGTTTTGGTTGACGATATTTACTGAAAGCAATTGTTAAGATATCACCATCAATTCCAATAATAACACCATCACCAAAACTTGTGTGAACAATTCTTTCACCAATTTCAAAATCGTTTTTCATTGTTTGATAAAAATTATCTTCAACTTCTTTTTGTTTTTGTTTTGAATCGAACCATGAACGTTCTTCTTGTTGTTTTAAGAATGATTTTAATGGCATATCCTCTGGTTTATTATTTTTAAAACTACTATTTATAATCTTTAAATTATTAAAACCAATTTCATTAATAAAACGACTTTCAAATACTTGTCTTCTTGCTAATGGATCATAACAACAAGCAGATGAAATATAAAGATTTTTTTTTGCTCGTGTTAAGGCTACATAAGCAATTCTTCGTTCTTCTTCAACTCCTTTAATTGGATCATCATTAATTGCTCGATCAGAAGGAAGAAGTCCTTCGTTCATACCAGCAACGAAAACGTTTTCATATTCTAGACCTTTAGAATTATGAACTGTCATTAATAAAACATTTTCTTTACTATCTTTACCATCCTTATTCAAATATAAAGCAATCGAATTTAAATAATCATTAATCGTGTCATCTGGATGACGATCAACATACATTTTCATAGCGCGTTTTAATTCATAAACATTATCGATTTTATCTTCTGCTTTTTCGTTTTCTAATAAATAAGCTTCATAGTTAACTTTTTTGTAAATTAATTCTAAAATCTCATGAATTTTTAAATCTTCCATTTCATCACGGATTTCTTTAATTAAATTAACAAAATTTAAAATATTCTTTTTTTGTGTGTTATTTATTAAATGGTTTTTTTCAACTTCAGCTAATGCTTCAAATAAAAATAAATTATTATTTATTGCATAATGTTTAACATGTTCAAAAGTAGTTGGACCAATCGCACGACGTGGTGT is drawn from Ureaplasma parvum serovar 3 str. ATCC 27815 and contains these coding sequences:
- a CDS encoding TIGR00282 family metallophosphoesterase, translated to MKILAIGDIFSKQGRKAVANELPKLKQEYQIDFVIANAENTTHGRGLCWKHYEELLGYGIDCITMGNHTWDHPDIFEILTTKTNIIRPYNIINTHQYHLVGSGSRVFYCNKKMIRVTNLLGNSIDMKGLQTNPFESLDKIIAFNEAPIHIVDFHAETTSEKNALFLDFKSKLSLVYGTHTHIPTNDARIVDHTAFQTDLGMCGAANSVIGANPSSIIQRFRDPNKRFILEPSDEKYVFCASLVEIDDETNFPTNITPIVIYEK
- the rpsD gene encoding 30S ribosomal protein S4 produces the protein MSRYTGSIYKKSRRLGFSLLENNKEFNSGKKRTYGPGQHGNKKVKLSNYGQQLVEKQKLMFLYGLNDRQFRRLYRVALGRPGVLTLNLLQVLESRLDSLVYRAGFAPTRRAARQLVNHSHVLVNNKKVNIPSALVEVGSTIALKAKSLEIPLIKNTLNKPADFIELIDKEKKVAKLARLPERNELPADVNEAYVVEWYNRLM